From Rutidosis leptorrhynchoides isolate AG116_Rl617_1_P2 chromosome 3, CSIRO_AGI_Rlap_v1, whole genome shotgun sequence, a single genomic window includes:
- the LOC139896476 gene encoding G2/mitotic-specific cyclin S13-7-like, with protein MGYERRMLSRLNYCISLPTHNSFLTHFIQLSAVNFNSPSIMENLTRLYAELGLMNYEISTKYYPSMLAAAAVYVARATLLFEAASHDLWPHESLEMHTGYTELQVMDCAKMMVAYRLIVNKYATKLRIILDKYKCETRDAVERYPAPAFLLDRPSSTHSQGDQIC; from the exons ATGGGTTACGAGAGACGAATGTTATCTAGATTGAATTACTGTATTTCCCTTCCTACACACAATTCTTTCCTCACTCATTTCATTCAACTCTCTGCTGTCAATTTCAACTCCCCCTCAATT ATGGAGAATCTGACGCGTTTGTATGCTGAGCTCGGGCTGATGAATTATGAAATTTCGACAAAATACTACCCTTCAATGTTGGCAGCCGCGGCGGTGTATGTGGCACGCGCCACATTATTATTTGAAGCTGCTAGTCATGATTTGTGGCCTCACGAGTCACTGGAAATGCACACGGGGTATACGGAGTTGCAAGTAATGGATTGTGCAAAGATGATGGTGGCGTATCGTTTGATTGTCAACAAGTATGCAACAAAATTAAGGATCATTCTCGATAAGTACAAATGTGAGACACGAGATGCTGTCGAGCGTTATCCAGCACCCGCATTTCTGTTGGACAGACCCTCCTCCACTCACTCGCAGGGTGATCAAATATGTTAG